cttcgacgcgcgcagtttaaattcaaatgtcacctttaTCCGTGAAGTGATTATAGCTGCAGTGAAGCCAAAGTTTAGTTCATTTATAATATCGccacaaaatataaattgtaaaacATGCCAACTGCTAAGTAATGACAGTCTTTGCACACCAAATTTCAAcaaatcgataaaaaaaatgcaaaatttcattaaaaatacatttacactGCCTTTTCATTTACTTCttgatatatttctttttttttttgaaaataataaattaatataaaaggcTCCTAAATTAATGCTATATCAAACGTTGTGAAGCACATTACACAGAGGCACACATCAACACAGCGCCCAGTTATATATAACGACAGATAAGGCTGTGTCCCTGCTTATATGcccacaaacacatgcacaaaACGAATGCGCTTAGATATCCAGCAAATAGTGCACTTTTTCCACTAATAAATCACATTCGAAGACAGAGGGATGCTAATGAAAAATGACAGCCTTGAGCCGTAAAACAAATACCTCGACGTACTGCAAATACGGGAATCTGCATCTACGACACACATGTAAGAGTATGTGTGCAATCGAATGTAGCACTATAGATCTGTGTATTTAGGTGTGTTTGTGTACATAGCTAAGCACGTAATAGACCTAACTATGTGAGCAGCGCACACTATTTGCAGTGAcgaccaacaacaacatgcgcCTCACCAGTACTGCTTCCAAGCTCAATTCGCTCAAAAAACAATCAGAAGCCGAGCAAATGAAATGTAAGGAATGCCAACACCGGAATCCACGCACACTCTGCAACATTACCAGGATCGAGAGAataaaacacatatatatatatatatatatacatatgtatatatgcagagAAGTCACCGAGGCGACAGGTAATGGCAGCTGCCGAGCATATATAGCATAGCCAGTAAGACCAGCAACATGTTATTGCAGACCATTGAGATTAGAGGCCAACGCCAGAGGCCCTCGTGCACagtcacacgcacacacacacacacacacatagagtCGCAACCAGTACGTGTTAGATACGAATGAGGAGCCATAAGAAAATCAAGTGATTTAGCTGAAATCACCTTTCCGAATCAATTGCTACAGACATCAGCATACAAATCGACAACAATGAAATTCCTCGCTGCACACAGCACTACGGACGCCCAGTCGGGGAAGAAAACGAACAAAAAACGGTCATAACTAAACTTAACCAGTGCAATAAACAATGGCAACATGTAATGTGTTAAAGTAAACAAAGGATAGAAAATGAAGATGGAATAAATAATCACGAGCTGGAGCGAAAATCACTCAGCAATGGTCAAGCGGAAATTCCTTGGAGATGCGAGTACCAAATTAGAACATTCGCAACTActgttatttgtttgttttttactgTCGTTGATtggatttattaaaagaaatcgTAAAGATGAGTTGTATGTCTGAGAGAACCAATACAATTTCCCAAGCTCTACCTGTTAAAATACATTGGGGTACTTGTCGTATTAAGCAAAGAAAGACCACAAGATTTGCTTTTAACTATTAATGAGTTGTCACAGGGTTACCTTATCGCCTGTGGGAGACTTTCAGTATACAataagttttatataatatgtatgtgagGACGTTGGTAAAAGATATTCCAAAGGTTTTAAACGAAATATGTTAATAAAGAGGAGCTAAATCGGACAGTAGACCGAACCAATGCAATTTAGAGGCAAAATATAGCAATCAacatcttgagatccagcattcagTAGTAGATAACATTCGAGCGAGGTCTATTCGTGGtctagcacgcagtgaagaaaaataAGCAGACTTAGCTAAGAGAGTACACGAAGACCTTGGAAAGTCTATTTGGCGCTGTTGGCAGTAACTTGGACTGACGTGTAGAacgacgcattttacgtcgagatattaaattgaaagcgtgcaaaatactggttgtgcaagaactgaagccgctcgactttccTAAGTGACATCGTCTCGCTCTTTGGACTCTTAaagagttccaagaagatccgatgagGCCCAATTCTAGCTCAACCAAAATTGCCTCATTTGGGACGAAgcgcaacctgaagagattcaagagctgcaatttcatccagaaaaaacccCGGGTTGGTATAGTTTGTGGCCAGTGGAATCATTGCTTCATATAACTTCTAACATGAAGCCGGTGGGAACGTAACCATCAATACCGACCGTcatcacgccatgataaccgactatttaatggctggaattgaagctcatgatctcgaaTATGGTACAACTtatcacacatcgcatcaatcaatgcatTTATTGAGAGAGCATTTCGATGAGCAGGTAATTTCTCGTTTTGGCttgtcgattggccaccaagatcgtccGATATTATATCATTAGACTTTTTTAGTGGGGATATGTGAAGTCtaagcggacaatcccgcttcgattgagTCCTTGGAGAGAAACATCACACATGTCATTCGCCTGTTACCAGTtaacgagttatcgaaaattggactcaaaacCGTCTGAGTCCAACCAAAAccatatttggttgaaattgataGGGTGGGtttcgagatatgggatttcacctaaaatcgtccaattttgacaccggctcctataaagccctATCATATCATCTCACCCGGATTTCAagtcgtctcgtcatcctgatcatttatatagttATATTTAACTCTACatatatctcgattagttttagacgATAAGtacaatcgttaggtgaacaaaattctgtagcaacaagttgcaaaagtaaacaATGGAATCCCTAAAGATGTTCCTAGAGatgattatataaaaaatgtagagACTTTTGCGAAAAATAAACTTTGAAGGCTTGACCTATCAAAGACCAATAAGGCTTATACAAATCCGACTTTTTTCTCATTAGGAGCTGAAAACTTCGCAGAATCGAATTAAGGTTCAAACTTGCATGAATTTATCGGTTTTTAGTCATAACTACACTTTAGCCTTAGAACAAATTTGTAGATAAAACCTCATCAAACCAACGACTAAAGTAAGAAAAGAAGTTTCAAAACTGTGTTTGAATATCCAATCGCAGTTCAATAGGTTATAACAGTCAAACAAAACTCTAACTCAGCCACAACCAGATCTCGACGTGGCTCAAAAGCGATTAGACAAACGTGTTTGGCATGTCCAGATATAAACGAATAAAATCATATTACCTCTGCGCTTGTGTGTTTGAGGTTATGGCAATGTGCAAATCGAAAATCGAACATTAATACCCTATGCATCGATTCATGGCACAAACGAATGGCAGAAATACAAACACAGTCCACATTTTTACGAGTCCTTCGACTACAATTCTCATGTGATTAGCGCCAACCATACAGAGACTCTTTGCCTTACGCCGCTCCACCTCAAATGTCCTCACTATGAGCAAAGGTAGTTTTGACTTCGTTTATTATAAAAGCTGGCATTGAGCAGAAATGACAAAAGCATGGCTCTGCTTACGGAATATATTGTTTTTGGCAAATCACATTACGGTATGCGAACATATCGTACATATTTACACGCTCGTAGTGGCTCAAAGCTCTTTTTATTAGGTTTTAGCAGTTCAGCTCGCAGCTGGAACGCTTTCCTACAGCCTACACGCCTCTtgtgttaatatgtatgtgtgtatgtatgtttgcatttcaattgaatgagaaatattttatttgtgggCAATCAGTAATCAATATCAGTGTTGCCAGATGTTAATTTgaataagcaaatataaaaagattttaatcaccaaaaaaataaaataaatttttaagttgattgaTTGCTGTAGTCGTCTTATCTTTTTGTCCTTACTCCACTCAAAATTAGAAagaattttagtaaatttaatatttttagttaaaactgTAACCTTGAAATATTACTGAGGATTCTTTCATTTTTCCCTTGAGTAAAATTtcgtacataaataaatatttatttcttttggaAAAAGTGCGCCTTCACTCGATTTCTTCTCATTCTTTTGCCAGCAACTTTCACTGTTCATATATGGCAATCCTGTACTCCGTTTCTTTGTGGGGTAAGCAGATTACGTAAGGATTTGTGGTTATAACTTGTTAGGTGGCAAAAGAAAATACTCTTTATCAAGTCAATTCCGCTCATTGTAGGCGGAAATGTGGGCAAACAAAATTACTTGTTGAATTCGCTGTTTATTCTTTAATATAACGGTTGTTGATGAGAATTTGTGCAATGAACTTTGATGTTTTGTTTGTCTTAGGcgctttttttggttttgttaggTGGCCTTTATTTCTTTGCTCCcgaaagtatatatatttttggaagttaataattaagttttcgtatttttttttgaaatatgtttacatgttttcagcgaaaacgtcatcgaaaattgctttattgttttcaaaacattctccattaaagtCTATACACtattgcatgcgtttgaaccattttccgaagcacttttgccattcTATCGAGGTTTGTCCAAAACATGAGTTCTAACCACATCAACTAGCTCTTTCGCGCGAATATACAACTTATCAGTGACAGCAACGGTAGCAAACTTCATACAAAAGACGGTGAACCTACAGACTGATTCCGGACATAAATTCGTGGATAGATAGACCTAcatttccacctgacccaaatactcagtggcCATGGATGCTTCAGAAACTATCAATACAAATACGTTTATAGAAAACTCGGCACACGTACTGTATCATTACCCTCGAATTTCAAGTATAAGagaaaagctgaaaaccacTCTAGCACTACCAAAGTtatggtgaagagtgatccgtcttcggtGGTTACTTTATGTATCACTCATTATTTATTGTTCCGCGTTGTTAAAGTGGTGAATATATGCAGGTTTCATTAATGTCTATAATTGCCTCAATCTCACGATAGGCcacataattttattgaaataaccGTTTGCGCACAGCGTCAATAGTTTGCGGAACatcaactgattttggacgaccttcccgAAATTTTCTTGTAGTAATCTACAACCTCGCTTGTATTCACTATACTATCGATTAACAACGGTTCATCCATGCACTGTTGCCGAGTTAACTCACGtagaaagttgcaaaaaataatggattattcattatttaattcaatttttttggcCGGAATGAATACTTTAGGtcactgtaaacaacacaaataacagTCTTATATCAAAATACTCTGAGAACATCAAAAAtctcaaactttacgataaagttgtgaatTGCCAGATTGAAATAGTAGGGTTGCCAAATACCGATATTCTGCTATAAAAGGCAACCACGTACTTACTTTATAATTATAAGATAATTCTTACAATCCaatgcaaaatcaatttttatttaacaggACTTATAACAGTGTAGTAttgtatagtatagtatagtatagtaGTATATAGAAATCGCTATTTAATCGACGCTGTCTTTACTtggagcaaaaacaaaaaaaaaacttcgtaAAGTATCAATCGAGGAATCCGAAACTTCTGTTTCGTATTTCAACACGAAGCGAACTGTGACTGTCGACAAtattattaacaataaaaataactatattGAGTTTCTACTTCACTACAGAATACATATACCAGTTCCTCAATGTTTTTTAAATGCCGTTTCGAATGACATTTTGAGGAGCTCAATACCGTCATCATGAGAGAGAAAACAAATGCATGGCTTACATTTTGACAAAAGAGTACCcagaaattgttaataaaacaaaaaaaatatataattattcatcaatatttatttggtcgccttcaaagtaatgccTACGAGATGATTTTTACAGTCCtagaaacacttttcataagaacTTTTTGAGATGGCCTTCTCTTCGAACGACTGAAAACGGGCTCCACGGGGCGGCAATTTCCGTTTGTGGAACCAGAAAAAATCACaaggagccaaatctggtgcaTACGGTAGTTGATCGAAGGTATTCATTAGGTTTTTGGCTTTACATTCGGTCAGAATTGTCGCTAGATGTGATgctgcattatcatcgtgtaaaatctataaattgtttttacacaattccggccgttttcgatgGATGCTCTCATGtaaacgcctcaatacgaccAAAAAGAACTCCTTATTGATGTTTGTCCTTCCGGAATAAATTCATAATGCACCAAACCACCAATATCGAAAAGAACAATGagcataaccttgatttttgagcggctttggcgtgttgtttttggttttggcttattttttccctccattccgatgacattcgacttgtttgcatgtcaaattcagagtattattaaaatatttcgaattttataTGGCATTACCCGAAAAGACCTGCGTGAGAGCGATACTACAAGTGCATTGCCGAATATTATTTATACGCCAAGGGGGTCACACGTGGCGTTAAAGTCGACTTTGCTATAAAATTGCGCCGGAGTTTATAGAAATTTCAGCAGCACAGCGAAAAAACTTACAACAAATATCGaatttgtgtatttatatgtgtgtttgtatgtaagtaagctataatttatatttgcttgctACACGTAATTGGCTTATTGTCGCTCTTCCTTTTGTTGTACGCGTTATTTGCTGTTATGTGATTACTGCTTGCTTATACTTAATCTTTCATAAACCGTTTACCGCAACCATTTTTCATTTCTGTGCGGTTTTGGTTTTTGATGTACACttcctttaattttaattttatctttatttttaaaaatctttttaattctttaagaaTTCCGTCGAACTTTCTCTATTATtgttaaattaagttatttcaaaataaattttctactttctcttgccattttttataaaaatatattccggcttgaataattttgaaagGCCACGGGAAGAAAGCATATCAATCAGCGATAGCTAGCCTCAATGTTTTAATAATAAGTATTTGCTAATTAAACTTCTATTAGCAATTTAGCTGAATTATTCTAAATTCcctaattttttctaaaaaagaaTATTTCTGAAATAACACATTCGTCCTTGACAACGGCCTCCACCGAAAGGATGGTAGTCGCGTGCACACCTACTCGTACGTATCATTTGATCGCAAGCGTAAGtcattaaacatacatatgagcTTATCAACACATTCATACACACCAAAATCTCATTACTCGCGGCTAAAATTAGCAACCTAAATTTCTGTGATTTTCTTCGAATGATAATGACATGATATTTGATTAGCCTCAACACCATACTGCTTTCCACGCGCCTCACGTGCTATTATGTGGAAGTGACAATCAACAAAGTACAAATACAGCTATAATCGCCCACACAAATACCAGTAAACAATATTCCCTGCGCCTTAGCACCTCAAAGCTGGCAGGTGAAAGAGTGTGAACGCATAATACCGTTGCCGTTCTAGATTTAATTTCCGCTTTCTCTTTGATATTAATACTCGCTGCTGCCGTTCTAACCAGCCTTCGCTACCTTGAATTGGCATTAAGTTGACGCGTGGGAGCGTAGAACtcatataaaactattttacaGCTCTGCGGTCGGCGCGGACATAGTGGGTTATTTCGCTTATGTCTGGTGAAAAAATATCAATGAAGCGAATTGCACCAAAGATATTCCGGATTGAGGTATCTCCGAATAGTGCGTTTTGAACGCATCAACCACCTCTTCAGGTGTTGAAAAACATTGAATAATAGGAATAAAAAGATGTTATGCGGTGCCAAGGCAGGACAACTTTTGTTTCGGCACATCTGGGAAAACCAATACATGTCATAGACGTATTTCGAGAAACCACAATTGTATTTTTGCAACATTTCTCTATTCAATATAAGCCTTTTTAAGCGAACGACAAATAGTGTGGACTCCTACCTGAGCAGTCAAATAATCATGCATTATTGATTGTATGCGGGTCCCTTAATGTCCATAGTAATCTCAAGCTCAGATATCGGGACGATCTTGCTAAATCGTCTTAGAGGAATGTGCgccctcgattgaattcactgtaccatcgataaacaccgATTCTTGGctgaaattgaattaagttcattgATGCACTGCTGCTGAGTTAAACCACattgaaagttgaaaaaaataatggcacgaaaatgttcacgattccattccattaaattttttgaccGAGATGAGTactttaagttactgtaaacaacgtTCTGAGTATATCTAACATCAAAAGTGTCAAACTTTGCGATAAAGTAATGAGCTGCCAGAATAAAacactagggttgccaaataCCGTAATATAAAAGGCTGCATATGTACAATAGTATCTGATTACTATTGTCATCCGATTTAAAATAtggtctagacgcatgaattttaggcattttttaaactaagataaaaaaaatgaaaaacattacTATCCgatttgtatatgttttttattgacattttaataaaataaaaaaagaattgcaagaaaaaaaccaaaattcgtcgagatacgggccggtggagtggggacttaaaaaaaaacggtgcgtcctggttgatgtgatttcaacccttgtagagatctaaagcagaaaaaacaagaagattcttcattagtaagaTGTCGTTATCGTgttgaccattttcaaaataaaaaagataacaaAATGGCATCGacttggaacatttttttttgaaccggttttttcgaccttttcgaattttgtaaaaatatttgaaatcaaaatttttaaaaatccaaggcagacacgatagagcattgtataaagaagatatatattataccaaatttcaaaagtctaaactttcgaaatatgcaaaaaaaaatttattttttcaaaatactagaccaaaatacccccttaaagtGTTAAGAGCCGAAGCTGACTGACTCTATCGTCCTACATTGGCTTATcttctaaaatataatatattttgtagaaaaaatatatttttctcacCAATTCACTAGTTCATCACACTTCCACTTCCTTCCTTACACTGTCATAAATGGATGTATAAATACCATGTTTGATatactatatggtatagtgCACCCATACCTAAACACATTTATTGGCACGCTTATAAATATAATCACCGACATTTATGTTCATGACTCATTGAGTCGCCAGCACAGAGGTAAGTGAACTGCTGAGAAATATAGCTACATTTTACCCATTTTTATTCCCCACTCGCTTTGCTTGTTAATATACTCGCATTGCACTAACATTCAATTGCCTTAACATATTCGAGATGCTGCTCGCTGCGTTCCCCACGAAAGGATATACGAATGCCCGTACATATTTTTGCCGCAGCGTAACCAATAAGCACTGCTCGGCGAATGCGGCGCACTGTCAAGTATTTATTGGATTAAAATGTATTCTCATTCAATTAATACAAGTGAGCGGTTCTGATACGCCAAGCCGCAGCCGCAGCTGAAACGCCGCGAAGGGGCACACGAAGCGAAGTGTTCGCGTAGATTAAACGCCAGCAAAAGTGTTGATGACTGCTTACTGTTGCTTTGGCTTGTGCCTTCATTCGTTTATCACAAGGCACTACGAGGCCTTTAATGATGTAATGAGTGGAACACATTAAGGGGGCACCCGTGCTGTTTTCCGGTTGATAGCTGGTTGTTGGGAGAAGTGCCTTCTGACTGATTAAGTGATTTTGTGAACACTAAACAAGCTTTTAGGGTGAATTTAATTAGGAAGCcactttgaaaatgaaaattaccTAATTTATGTTTCGACCTCTGAATCTGAACTGGTAATTGTTCTACTTAATTATTGCGGCACTTCGGACTCTTTACTTTTACGCTTTgagaaaatatgaatattcaatattagaagtaataataataatcaagttGAGTTGTCAAATATTTTCCTGGTTTGGTAAAACTATTTTCTCTTTCATATTTTCCGTTGAACAAGATTTCGAACCAGTATGCATAGAAAATACCACCTGAAATATTGACCTTCGGTACCACACCTGTTCTCTAATAGAGTGCAGTTACAGTTTTTGTCTAATTATTGACCTCCACAGGAAAGCAACTGACAAAGTCTATACAAGCCAAGGGTAACAactgtttaataaattttccattCCAGAGACAACTTTAGAATTTGATTGCTCTTCCTTTGCGACTCAGAATCGGACCGAGTGTAGATAAATACCAATAttgtcttaaaaaaatcgtgGTATCTTTTGTCGATATCATAGGCCTAcgaagttataaaaaattgtaatacaaGGTGTCCAGTAAAAACAACTGGCTTCCATATTTTTGGTACAAAATTTACGAGGTCCGAAATGAGTACTTCTTCTCTTTTATAAGTAAAGTGTGGAGCTtaactttcaaatttaatagtttgaataattttaataaaatatatacaaaatatatatacatatatatagtatatatcaatttatttaatattagttAACTAGGATGTGAGGAATTCTCAAAATGTGAAATGTGACATAAATGCTAGAACAGTGAGTTCCAATGCaatgaaattttctaaattcaattaaattatattatatgataACTCGAGAGCTAATTCGGTGGCAGATATCCTACGCCAGTCCCAGCATCGCCTTGACTCTGCGCTAAAGGCACTACCGCAGGCGAAGCGAAGTCCAAAACCGGTGCCACACTTTCATTTGAGTGTTGCGATTGACCGCCCAGGGACTCGTATTGCGATTGAATGGCGTGCTGTGCATGCGCCGCATCTTCGGGCGTACGATACTTAACGAAATGCACTTCTGGTGCATTCGTGCTGCCACCCTTTAGCGCCTGCAACTTGTTGGCCAATTCAGAGACGTCGGGCTGTTTGCTAAGCACATAAATAGCAGTTCGCTGCTCGGCAGACTGTTGAGCTAACTGCAGTACGGCATTGCTGAGACCTTGATTTTCTGGCGCCTTAATGAAGACCACACGCAATTGCTTCTTTAGCGATCCACTGAATTGTTCAGCGCCGACATTATCGTCGAACTCGTGCTGGGGCGCAGCGTAAGTATAGAATTCTTTGTTGTATTCGATGTGTCCAGATTGTGGACCTAATCCTGTTCCACTACCGCTGTGAGCGAAGTTTCCGGCATCATTAACGCCAGTGAATCCGCTAAATCCACCGTCAGTTGTAGTGGCAACTCCACCGGAGTAGCTGTTGGCTCCGTTTGTGATAGCATCGCCGAGAAGGATTCCTCCAGTCGGAGCATCGTGTCCAAGTGGTTGGTAATTGTATCCCAAATTATCCGCCGCTGCGGCAGCAACGAGGCAAATAAGCTGGAATTATACGCAAGATATTGAAATATCGCATAATATTTAACAGTTTTTCGTaaataataatgtttaa
The sequence above is drawn from the Bactrocera tryoni isolate S06 chromosome 1, CSIRO_BtryS06_freeze2, whole genome shotgun sequence genome and encodes:
- the LOC120778565 gene encoding uncharacterized protein LOC120778565, with translation MYGFLLICLVAAAAADNLGYNYQPLGHDAPTGGILLGDAITNGANSYSGGVATTTDGGFSGFTGVNDAGNFAHSGSGTGLGPQSGHIEYNKEFYTYAAPQHEFDDNVGAEQFSGSLKKQLRVVFIKAPENQGLSNAVLQLAQQSAEQRTAIYVLSKQPDVSELANKLQALKGGSTNAPEVHFVKYRTPEDAAHAQHAIQSQYESLGGQSQHSNESVAPVLDFASPAVVPLAQSQGDAGTGVGYLPPN